A window from Lagopus muta isolate bLagMut1 chromosome 5, bLagMut1 primary, whole genome shotgun sequence encodes these proteins:
- the HIF1AN gene encoding hypoxia-inducible factor 1-alpha inhibitor: protein MAAASSSSSSSAAGCRDGPAGPGWSDSQFRHYSFETRPIPRLSHSDPRAEELIENEEPVVLTDTNLVYPALKWDLDYLQENIGNGDFSVYSASTHKFLYYDEKKMANFKNFKPKSSREEMKFAEFVDRLQEIQQKGSAERLYLQQTLNDTVGRKIVVDFLGFNWNWINKQQGKRGWGQLTSNLLLIGMEGNVTPAHYDEQQNFFAQIKGYKRCILFPPDQFECLYPYPVHHPCDRQSQVDFDNPDYEKFPNFRSVVGYETVVGPGDVLYIPMYWWHHIESLLNGGITITVNFWYKGAPTPKRIEYPLKAHQKVAIMRNIEKMLGEALGSPQEVGPLLNMMIKGRYD, encoded by the exons ATGGCGGCggcctcttcctcctcttcctcttcgGCGGCGGGGTGCCGGGACGGCCCAGCGGGGCCTGGCTGGAGCGATTCCCAGTTCCGCCATTACTCTTTCGAGACGCGGCCCATCCCGCGCCTCAGCCACAGCGACCCCCGCGCCGAGGAGCTCATCGAGAACGAG GAGCCAGTGGTGCTGACAGATACAAATCTGGTTTATCCTGCCCTGAAGTGGGACCTGGACTACCTCCAGGAAAACATTGGCAATGGGGACTTCTCAGTGTACAGTGCCAGTACACACAAATTTTTGTACTATGATGAAAAGAAGATGGCCAATTTTAAGAATTTCAAACCTAAGTCAAGTAGGGAAGAGATGAAGTTTGCTGAGTTTGTGGACAGACTTcaagaaatacaacaaaaaggGAGTGCTGAGAG ACTTTACCTGCAGCAAACTCTGAATGACACGGTTGGAAGGAAGATTGTGGTGGATTTCCTTGGCTTCAACTGGAACTGGATTAACAAACAGCAGGGGAAACGTGGCTGGGGTCAACTGACTTCTAACTTGCTGCTCATTGGCATGGAAG GGAATGTGACACCAGCTCATTATGACGAGCAGCAAAACTTCTTCGCTCAGATTAAGGGTTACAAGAGGTGTATCCTTTTTCCTCCTGATCAGTTTGAATGCCTCTACCCTTATCCTGTGCACCACCCATGTGACAGACAGAGCCAG GTGGATTTTGACAATCCTGACTATGAGAAGTTCCCAAATTTCCGGAGCGTGGTTGGCTACGAGACGGTGGTGGGTCCAGGGGATGTGCTGTACATACCTATGTACTG GTGGCACCACATCGAGTCTCTCCTGAATGGTGGGATTACCATCACTGTGAACTTCTGGTACAAG GGTGCCCCGACCCCAAAGAGAATTGAATATCCATTAAAGGCTCATCAGAAAGTGGCGATAATGAGAAACATTGAGAAGATGTTGGGAGAAGCCTTAGGAAGTCCACAAGAG GTGGGTCCCTTGTTGAATATGATGATTAAAGGACGGTATGACTAA
- the NDUFB8 gene encoding NADH dehydrogenase [ubiquinone] 1 beta subcomplex subunit 8, mitochondrial yields MAAAGRGGVLWQQAASWLRAARAAAAAPSGARAASGLTKDQLPGPYPRTAEERAAAAKKYNMRVEDYQPYPDDGFGYGDYPMLPNKSIHERDPWYQWDQPDVRRNWGEPMHWDFDMYIRNRVDTSPTPVPWHTMRNHFLIFLGTMLVMFAVGEIYPSYRPVGPKQYPFNDLYLEKGGDPDKEPPVVTHYKI; encoded by the exons ATGGCGGCGGCCGGGCGCGGCGGTGTCCTctggcagcaagcagcaagTTGGCTGCGGGCGGCGCGGGCCGCCGCTGCGGCGCCCTCAGGGGCACGGGCGG CTTCGGGTCTGACCAAGGATCAACTGCCCGGGCCATACCCAAGAACGGCGGAGGAGCGGGCGGCAGCCGCCAAGAAGTACAACATGCGAGTGGAGGACTACCAGCCCTACCCTGACGACGGCTTCGG GTATGGTGATTATCCCATGCTCCCTAATAAGTCCATACATGAGCGAGACCCCTGGTACCAGTGGGACCAGCCAGATGTGAGGCGCAACTGGGGAGAGCCG ATGCACTGGGACTTTGACATGTATATTCGGAATCGTGTTGATACATCACCTACTCCAGTTCCATGGCATACTATGCGCAACCACTTCCTGATTTTTTTGGGTACCATGCTGGTCATGTTTGCTGTTGGAGAGATCTATCCATCTTACAGGCCTGTG gGACCGAAGCAGTATCCCTTCAATGATCTGTATCTGGAGAAAGGAGGGGACCCCGATAAAGAGCCACCAGTTGTGACGCACTACAAAATCTGA